AGTGACACGAATGCTGGCTTCCATCTGTTCTTTCATTATCGTCGGCATAAGATCGTTCCCTCCTTCCCCGTTCAGTATATATTCAACTTATTTCTCACTACTACAGCACGGAAGGATCCTCCGTCTGAGAGCAAACGACATAGCCTCACACCAGTCCCAACGTTTTGAAGGCGTTGGCCAGGCCGTCCTCGTGAATGTCGGTGGTGGTGAAGTCGCAGAAGGCTTGGATGCCATGAATGGCGTTGCCCATGGCTACGGATGTGCCGGCGGCTTTGAGCATGGCGGTGTCGTTGTCGGAGTCGCCGATGGTGATGGTGTCGGCAATGGCATAGCCCAGCAAAGAAGCCACGTCGCGCACAGCGGTACCTTTGTCGATGCCGTTGATGAGCAGTTCGCCGTTATTCGGCGAGATCTTGTCGTATGAGCCGTGCACGAGCTCAAACCATGGGCTCAAATCACGTTGAGTCTCCTCGAAAGTCACGTCAGGATTCGGCGAGGTGAAGTATGACCCCTTGCTCACATGAATCGTATGTCCCAACGTGGAGCCGGCCGGAACCTCGACCTCGTCCAGCAGATGCCAGAACCGCGCAAACTCACCACGATTCCACGTC
The window above is part of the Bifidobacterium longum subsp. infantis ATCC 15697 = JCM 1222 = DSM 20088 genome. Proteins encoded here:
- a CDS encoding Cof-type HAD-IIB family hydrolase, which translates into the protein MTTNSKLVFIDIDGTLADENHVVPESAKIACKQAQANGHKLFICTGRSMPKIERSILDLGFDGVVSVAGAQANIGDKLLFQHLISPEAIDAAMAYFAEHHIESYQWQGADGMYISEGYRRHLESKGKTWNRGEFARFWHLLDEVEVPAGSTLGHTIHVSKGSYFTSPNPDVTFEETQRDLSPWFELVHGSYDKISPNNGELLINGIDKGTAVRDVASLLGYAIADTITIGDSDNDTAMLKAAGTSVAMGNAIHGIQAFCDFTTTDIHEDGLANAFKTLGLV